DNA sequence from the Glycine soja cultivar W05 chromosome 18, ASM419377v2, whole genome shotgun sequence genome:
ggtttgtgtttttttgttatatttgtatgttGTTCTGTGCTGGGTCCTTAATTTGTGGCTgagaattaattattattatcaattatgGGTCTCTCAAATTTCCCAAGTGCATCTGAAGGGGTGCTACCTGTGCTTGTGATAAACACGGTTCTCTCAGTGGCAGTGTTGAAGAACATGTTTAGATCCATGCTCCAAGTAGTACTTGGTGGCAGTGCTGCTGCTAATGGTTCAAACATTGAACATGATGAaagttcatcatcatcatgggaAAGGAGGGTGTCAATAACTCAGTACAAGTCATTGTGCCACAGCCACGACATAGGAGGAACAAGTATGGCTATGGTGGAGTGCTGCGTTTGTTTGTGTCGTTTTGAAGCCAATCAAGAGGTCAGTGAGTTGCCTTGCAAGCATTACTTCCACAGAGGTTGCTTGGACAAATGGTTTGATAACAAACACACCACTTGTCCCTTGTGCCGTTCCATCGACTAGACATGCAGACATATACATACAAAGGTTGATTAATTACCATTAGAGATATAGCTAGCTAGTTAATTAGTTGTTGCTATATACTGTTAACTGGTTATAGTGAAAAGAATCAATgcctcttttcatttctttactTTAGATTTGTAAAACTCCTTCAACCAACTCAGTTTctctttgttttagtttttatggAACGTAATGAGAGATGACGTTGCCTTAACTAATTGCTTGATTTTGTATGTACAACTGTTTCAATATCCCTTTTCATTACTGCATGGTAATTCTAATTTAATACTTTTGGCTTTTTTAAACTGAATAAAATCTGATTTTGCAAGCTTTCATAAGGATATGACACTCTGTTTCTTCAAGATCTCAATGAGCCAGGATGGAATATATTAATGTAACCTTTCACAGAggtattttagttagtttttattttttttattatcggaaaaatttgttttagtgtcgaataaataagaattttttttcgtaattttttaatatgaataattttatttggagTTGATCTCATAAAATTACTTCTTTTAATGCAAAATAAATGTGCTTATTTGTcccttattaaaatattatgtttcaattgaaaaatttatcataagaataaaaatatcttaatgcatgatttttttttccatttttttcctcattcaagtatatagataattttttttctttatgttttatgtttgtttttatcgattttaaaattttcgtcttaatttttcattttgtttttctttaagcGGAGCATAgatttttttaggtgatgaGGATATGATTTTGATTGATAGAGATTCTAAGCATTCATGGCGCGTTAAATGATTTTGCTTGAAACACTAAAGAATGCGTGGGATTTGAATTTAATGCCACGTATTGATTTGTTTCGCTAGAACTTCCTGACTTTTGAAGCACATTTTAATACATTTtggttgaaaaatgttttttatttttatgttatacaataattagtgaaaaaaatatttttatgacaaACTCTTGAAAATaggaaataaactaaaaataattatatatataaactgaaaaataaaatattttttcaatataaataacccttttaataaaattaaattgcatTTTCACATTATATAAGTGAGGCAAAAAcaggcaaaaagaaaaaaaaaatagaactagaatttagttctttaaactttattttatgcTCTAGTTTAGTACTCTACTTactataataactattttattagaatcaaacaaatttattaattttttatttctacttaACAACATCAAACAATGCATAAAAAGAAATGAAGgaagtaatatttaatttttttactacattaatatttaattaatgacCTCACATGAGAAGATTTGTTATGTCTAAGAATATGTTTAACTTGTACCTTCAGGAGGTTTGATAGAATAGAATTGAACTTAATAACATACTCAATTGTCTACTAATTATACCGATACTTATTGATAAATACTAAACTTAATATATGACAAACATagggaaagaaaaatataattttacctttgaatataattaattttaccaatAGTTTAATTAgtatcaaattaatttgtttgaatttttttaattaattacatataatttatACACAGTACTCAATTAATTTATACACAGTACTTTCAAACTATCTTCACGAAATTATCCAAGTGAAGTAGGAAAGACAGAatctcccattttttttttgtaggaaaTCATCCTCTCACGacattttcaataataaaaaatgtctcAAATTCTACTAGAAAAGAAAACTTACTTGAAAGTTGGTATTTCTGTcaagttaataaattaaaagtttttaatattccaaaaataataatttctttttaatattcttaaaatagtGTGTTATTGGTCATATGAGTTATGTCATTTAACAATTATTAGAACCAAATGGGGATTAgaagttttttaatatattttataatagtgTGTAATAATGGT
Encoded proteins:
- the LOC114395554 gene encoding probable E3 ubiquitin-protein ligase XERICO, coding for MGLSNFPSASEGVLPVLVINTVLSVAVLKNMFRSMLQVVLGGSAAANGSNIEHDESSSSSWERRVSITQYKSLCHSHDIGGTSMAMVECCVCLCRFEANQEVSELPCKHYFHRGCLDKWFDNKHTTCPLCRSID